The following DNA comes from Verrucomicrobiota bacterium JB022.
CCGCCCATCGCCATGATCTCTTCTTCCGTCGAGATCTGCTTTTGCTCAAGGGCCTGTTGGCGCTGGCGTAGCTGGGCGTTCTCCTGCTGGAGCTGGGCCATTTGCTGGCGCTGGTTTTCGAGGTTGCGCTGCAGCTCGTCGGCCTTGGGCTGGTTGGCGGCGGCATCGCGAGCGGCCTGCAGCTCCTGCATGCGGCGCTCGTTTTCGGCCTGGGCGGCAGCGAGCTCTTGCATGCGTTGTTCGAGGCGGGCGCTGGCTTCCTCGGCGGCCCGGCGCTCCTGGGCTTCGCGGGCGAGGCGGGCATTCAGCTCTTCCACCCGGGCCTGGCGGTCGGCCTCAGCCTTTTGGGCGGCGGCTTCGGCCATACGGCGGGCCTCTTCGGCCTGGCGAGCCTGAGCGGCGGCTTGTTGCTGCGCCTGGCGGGCTTGTTCGGCCTCAGCGGCGAGGCGTTGCTTTTCGGCCTCCAACTCGCCGACCTGGCTCGAAAGTTGTTCCTGTTGGTTCAAGGTTTCCTGGTCGGGACCCTTGGTAAAATAAAGGCCAAATCCACCGGCGGCGAGCACGGCGAGGGCTGCGATTGCAATGGCACTGGTTTTCATGAGTTTGCTGTGATCGGGGGTTCAGCGCGGTTCAGTAGAGCGACAACGAAACAATCCACAACTTGCAGGGAATCCGAGGCTTTCGCAAGCCATCCCCACGAACGGCAGCCTAATTGGGCCGAACGGCACGTTACATTGAGGGATTCCGCCCGGAAGAAGTTGCGCTTATAAGTTAGTAACGATGTTCGGATCCTAGAGATCCAGATTGGCGCAACAGGAGGCCGTTGTGGTGTCTTCGGCCGGCACACAGCAGGAGGCGGGCGCATCGCCTTCGGTGCAGCAACAGCACGCTGGCTTTTCGCTGGCGGCAGGGCTGCTTTCGCTGGCATTCGAATAAAGGCTGATGCCGCCGGTCGCGATGACGACCAGAGCGACCAGAGTTGGGGCGCTGATTCTCATGGGGTTAGTAGGAGTTGGGGTGGGTGGGGCGATCGTAACCGCCGGGAAGCTTGCATGGAATCCGCCTCTCATGCAAGCTCTCGCTGCCCTAGGTATCGTGAAGACGACCAACTACTACGACACGTTTATCACCGCCTCGCCCGATTGTGAGGCGCAGGCCGGCAAGACCCCCGCCAAGGAGGGCACTATCGCCGCCCGCCAGCACGCGCTGCTTCTGGCGCACCCTTACCGGTATACGAGCGACGACTTGCTCTTCGAGGTCTATGCAGAGCGGCAGGGGATTGAGACCGCAGACAGCGAAGGCGCTCGCACGACCTTTTTTGCCAAGCCGCAGGCCTGTTTGCGCACCTCGCCCCTGGTGGGCCAGTTCGGCTGGGGACTGCACCACGACGCCGAGGGCAAGGTGGCCGCCTATGGGGTCGAAACCGAGCGCTACCGGCAGTTGGCCGGCGATCCCGGCTTGAAAGTGGCGCCCGGCATGCGGCGCAAGCGTGCCTGACGCAGAAAAGCTGGGCTGTTTATCGGGGGAAACTTGCAGGTGAGGCGCTGCGCTGCCACTTTGGCGGCATGGGTTTTCTCCGCGCGATTTTCAAGTGGCTGGTGGCGTTGATCGTGGCTTACGCGCTGCTCTTCATTGCGGTGCTGCTGGGCCTCTCGATGTTTGGCCTCGCCTTTCAGCGCCCGGAGCCGGGCCTGGAAAATGGATCGGTGCTGGTCTACAACCTCGACCTCAACGTGACCGACACGCCCGCCTTCGAAGGGCCGCGGGAGGTGTTGGAGCAGGCCCTGAGCAGCGAAAATTACGGCTCGATCTCCCTGCTGGAGCTGCTCGACGCCTTGCGCGCCGGGGCCCACGACGACCGGATCAGCGGCCTGGTGCTCACGGGGAACGTCTACGGCGCGGGCTATGGCAGCAGCCTGGCCACGCTGCGCGAGGTGCGTCGCGCGATCGAGGAATTCAAGGCCTCCGGCAAGCCGGTATGGGCCTATGTCGACATGGACGGTGCGCAAGACTTCTACCTCAAGTCGGCTGCGCAGGAAGTCTACATGAACCCCTTCAGCTATCTCGAATTCAAGGGCCTCGCCT
Coding sequences within:
- a CDS encoding DUF6157 family protein, with the protein product MQALAALGIVKTTNYYDTFITASPDCEAQAGKTPAKEGTIAARQHALLLAHPYRYTSDDLLFEVYAERQGIETADSEGARTTFFAKPQACLRTSPLVGQFGWGLHHDAEGKVAAYGVETERYRQLAGDPGLKVAPGMRRKRA